The Chelonoidis abingdonii isolate Lonesome George chromosome 11, CheloAbing_2.0, whole genome shotgun sequence genomic interval actcctgttacAAACCCctagcctatgtctgagttattgaagtcctcaaaccaaGGTATTTGAGACTAGTGTTACCTTTAGATTTAGGAAACCCCAAGATGTCCAGCTGGCTTGAGTGCCTTGAGTGATTTTGTCAGGAGTGAAATACCAATTTGGGTGTTTGCTTTGCAGGGAGGATGGGGAGCTGGAAGAAGGCGAGCTGGAGGAcgatgggggagaggagccccagaATGCATCTGAGTCCCATGAGAGGGGCCggaaagagaagggagagaaacacAGAAGTGACTCGGATGAAGAAAAGGCTCATCGGCGGATGAAGCgcaagaggaggaaagaaagagagcgagagaaagagaaaagaagagcaaaaaagaaaaggaaatccaAGCACAAAGTGAGTAAGCAAACCTCCAGGGTCCTCTTATTCCTGCCAGGTATGGTAATAGGGATCCCAACTCCACTCCTCCAAGAGGCTACATATCTAGTGATTCCAATGGCTGCATTTAAATACTTACCTTGTAGAGCTGGGGTTCTCAGCCCGCCCCCCGAATGCTGTAAaacctccacagcccacctgtgtcacaacaactgcttttctgcatataaaagtcatGGGTTAGGGGGTAGCAAACGGCAATTGcatggggccccatgccacagggagcCCCATTAAGGTAAGCTGCTCAGATTTCGGCTTCAGCCCAGGGCCTCGGGTTTCAgctccatgcagtggggcttGAGCTTTCTGCCCAGGGTCCCAGTGAGTCagatgctggccctgcttgacagatcccctgaaacctgctcgtggccccTCAGGGGACCCCGgattcctggttgagaaccactgtggtaGAGAACATATTAGCTGCAGTATCCTAGGCAGAGTCTCTCTGCCTTAGGCCCTGCCGTATAGACATAGTCCATCGTTATGGCACCATGTGGTGCATTGTACCGCACGTACAAGGAGATATGAGCTTGCTGTTTAAATTAGGCATCATCCAGCAGGAGGTAACAAGTAAACAAACAAGGGGGAGGTAGAAGATACCCTAGTAAggaatctctcttctttttctgtgtttgctTATATCTGTGGATGGAATGGAAAGGAAAAAGAGGGTTCATTTGGGAAACTAAATCTCTTTTTTGTGAACACCTGTGCTTGCAAGAGACTAGTATACGGTAAATTAAAATATCTGGCTTGTAAAGTCAAAGATGTTTAGGAGACCCTCAAGCTAACAGACAGTGTAATATGAATTGCTTTCATTAGAAACTGATGAAACAAACTGGTAATGTTCCCAATTGGGACGGAATCTACAGTGAAGTTTGAAATACACTAGAAGTCTTTTGCGTCATAATTGTTCAATTCAAGGAACACTGTCAGGATTTTTGCAAGCCAGAATCTGAGTTACCTTAAGAAAGACTCTTTTATATTGTGTGTGGCAGTCCAGATGCCTGGCCACAGAGTTGGAATTCAAGCTTAGAGCGTAAGAGCCTCTGTACTAAAATCATACAATATGTTTGCCATGCCTTGCAGCGCCATGCATCTTCCAGTGAAGACTTCTCTGACTATAGCGAGGACTCTGATTTCAGCCCCGGTGAGAAGGGGCACAGAAAGTACCGGGAATACAGCCCTCCTTACCCTCTTGTAAGTATCTGTGATCAGCCAATTGTGGAAAAAGCTGCTCTCTCTTGCACTGGGTTGGAAATGCTGCAGGCTTTGCACATAGAGACCTGTCTCGCTGCATGCAGGGGCTGAAGGCCAGTCTTATGGACTCCTGGATTTGCCTCCAGATGCTGAGCCCCTTCCATctttcattttttcccatttcttttaaaaattaaatcattaCATCGAATGTCCCCTTTGGCCTTCGCTTGTCAACATGAAACAACCACTACCCAACAAAGAGACAGGGAAGAGCAGAAGGAAATGAGCAAATAAATGCAAGTGCCGCATGCAGTTATATTGGGAACTCAGCCTGAAGCAGGTGTGGTTTTCTTTCAGAGGCTGTGGGCCTTTGAATCCAGAGAGGACCCTGACGAATGCTGGTGATTCTCTCTTCAAGGAGTTACCTATTCCCAGGCTTTAATCCTGTAGAGTAGTGGCTGGGAGAAGGGAAATGACATGAGTTCACCTTTCAGTGTCATCTCCTAGTTCTGTCTGATGGCTCCTTTACACCCCTTCTAACCACACTTTGCATGTACAGTCTTGATGAGGAGCTTGTCTGTCTCTACAGAGTTCCGAAGGCCCTGAGAGAAAGCTGCCAGGGAAGGGATGCATGGAGGGTAGTAAATGAAACCATGAGGGGGCTGCGGCTTTGCAGGTTTGGGGATAAAGACTGCTTTACTTCCACAATTCCTTGGCAAGTCTGGAAAGAGGGCATGCCCCGGGGACCTGCTGTGCGTCAGCCATCGCCATGCTATTTCAGATTGGTCTTTGCTTCATTGTTAACCCTTCCTGTCTGTCTACTTTTTTCAGTCTCATCAGCAGTATCAGTCCTCTCACAGTGCCCCCTTGCCAAAGAAGAGCTACTCCAAAATGGAGAGCAAGAATTACAGCATGTACGAGGATTACGAGAATGAGGCCTATGGCGAATTCGAGGGGGATGAAGATGAAGACATGGGAAAAGAAGAGTATGACGACTTCACAAAAGAGCTGAACCAGTACCGGAGAGCTAAGGAGGGGACACATCGGGGGCGAGGTATGGCTGCCGTTGCCAACACGCTTCCCAGGCCAAGCCACTTTTGTAATCAACATGTTACAACAGTTTGCTTATTAAGGTTGATGATCAGTCACTACGTAAGGCTCTGATCTTGTAGTTGGCTGCATGCAGGTGGACTGCTGTGCCCACTCTGAGCCCCGGTACAGCAGAGGTCTGCTTCAGTTGCAATGGCCGGGCCGAAATAACTCATTAATACTGCATAGCGAGACCCAGAAACAGCCATTTCTTTACATCTTCTACTCTGCGAGGGCAAAGGCCAGATCCCAGTTTTGTAGCTTTATATTTAAAGATGCGTTCTTTCTCTTATGTCTagatagatttaaaaatacaggtgaggtaaaaaaaaaaaaagcgtgtcCTTTATGtgcaaagaaaacaaagtcaGAATAACATGACAAGTCCGATTTCATCCTGCTAAAGTACACTCAGAGTAAACTCTGAAGCATAACGTGTTGCTGATCCTGCAGGAAGGATGAAACTTTATGTGTGGTAATTTCCCTGCATTCACAATGGCTGCTTTAAAATGTTTACGTCTTAGCCACTTTAAGAGTAATTGCTTCAGAATATTAAAAAGCATTAACCCACTTAAAGTCAAATAGCACCAAAACTTATTCTATCAAAAGTCTAAAATACACAGAACCTGCTCTTATAAGGAGGCGGCGAGTGTTTCGATGTCTTTACTAACCTGGTatgtaaatatacatatatagataCATTCTGTTAGAAGGGTCACTGAGTGGTAGAGATGATAACCTGGGACTCGGAGgatctgagttcagttccctgcttttcCACAGATTTCTTATGGGACCTTGAGCAGGTTACCGTGTCTCTCTGAAGCTctgttttcctgtctgtaaagtggggagagtagccctgccctccctcatagtggtgtggtgaggataaacacattagaGATTGTGATgcgctcagatactgtggtaatggggggCAGGTAAGTACCACAGATTGATGGATTCTAGTTACAGGTTGATAGCATGGTACAAATATTGTACCTGGCATGTATTGTCTTTGCCATATTCTTCACTATTGAAATGTGATGGGTAACCCTTACTGGAATGCCTTTGACTTTCCTTTCAATTAGGTATGCACTTACATTTGTGTTCCTTAGGAAAGTGACCCTATGTTGTATTAGGAGACTTAAAAAGCCCCAACACGCCCTCGCAAACTCATTGATCTCACTAGCAGCAACTAAGAGATTATTTTCTGTCATAAGCTGATCTGATTGTCCTCTGGAAGTGAGACTACATGTTACTCCTGTGAACTGACTTGGTACCTGCTCCAAAGACCGTCAGATGTGGTGCCACGTGGCTGGCTGAGTGTTCAAGTACTGCGACAGCAGACTGACGCTTGTTTGCTTGCTCTACAGGCAGTCGAGGCCGAGGCCGAGGATACCGAGGGCGTGGAGGCAGAGGTGGAATGAGAGGGCGAGGCATGGGCCGAGGAGGccgtgggagagggagaggcgaACATccggaagaggaggaggagatgtaTGAGGAAGAAATGGAAGTAAGACCCGTTACTGACTGTATCTGAGTCCCCTAGAGGTGGGGAGCGTTAAGGGGGAGAACATTCCTTTCTGGAATTAGAAGCGGTGGGTGAGCGTCAGTTTTGGGCCAAGAGTCCGGTGCCCTGAGCGCTCTGTTCTTTCTGAATTGCAGTATGGTGACAATGAAGAACCAATGGGTGACGAGGAGTACGATGACTATTCGAAAGAGCTGAGCCAGTACCGGAGAAGCAAAGAGGGCAGAGGGCGAGGTACATGACTGAGCCCAGAGTAGAGTGAATTAGATGGTGCTCGTGGGCTCTGCACAATCCAGAGAGTAGAGCCAGCCTGTGGTATCATAATGGTCAGGTTTTATTTGAGGGGAAGAGTATAAATAATGATGTTGTTTTACTCTATTTCAGGTTTAAATCGGGGGCGTGGACGTGGCCCCAGAGGGAGAGGAAGCAaggggatgggcaggggaagaggaagaggtgggagcagaagtggAATGGGGAAAGGTGGCGGAATGAATGAGGATGACGATTACTATGATGAAGACATGGGGGTAAGCAGCTCTGCCTTGTTTCATTGGGGGTTATCGGAGAAAAACAcagttctcactctctggttgggtgcagcaaagtccgATACTTTATTCTCTCGAGCAGTTGCATAGAGGGAGAGAATGCATTAGGGCACAAggtttccccctcctaggcaggtctctctccaggtaaacaattccagcagcatttataccttttgttacatacaataataagcaacagctgcattttgtttatacataggtcatcttaATATCTTAATTTCCTCACTTATTTAGACTCTAGTTTACATTCCATATTTATCGActcaaggtcgcaacaacttctcacacagttctttcccactcgcctcacacgcTCCTCACTTCTACAGATTTtgtgttattagggttacagttagcctgaCTTTTGCTCGCAGAGgagactgtttgcattgaaatccctgtcagttcttgctctacttccacaggGTCTAGCCGCACTTGGGTTACCTTGAAAAGATGCCCAGGGGTTTATCTCCAGCAAACCAGACAGGCTTTCCCAGAAATAATTTCACTTGAATGTATTGAATTCTGAAATACGGAACTTTCTGAGCAtgcccagggctctgtgcacCCAGAACAAACATGGTCAGTTTGCACATAAAGATGGCTTTTTCTGCCCACCGGCGCTGCATACTGCCCTAGGCTCAGAGCCACAAGTTGACCTCCTTTTATCTCATTCATCATCGCCAAGAGTAAAGATCCAGCACTCGGGCTTCTGCAACCCCACTGGAGTACAGAACTTGGGAAATAATGAACAGTCGTGATgatgaggcacagagcagagcaCATCCCAGTTCCCTTTCCCACCAGGTTTGGCTCTGCAGGGCCCCTAGGAGTAAAGCCAGTAACTGTTGATCTTGCTCAGTAAACTGACACTGAACCAGcacagagagcagacctgccacGAGGACAGGGCTCCTTTTATCTAGTCACTTTTCTCATCCGagctgcacttcagtggcaggaggCTGCTGATCGGTCACGTACTCCTGTGCTTGGCAGTCAAGCTTCCAAGCAGCCCAATTTCTGAACCCTGGGCATCGATTTTCTCCCTTCTTTTAAGGGGCTTCTCTGCCTGTTTTTATCTGGGATGAGAAGTGCTCTCAAGCACTGTTTGACTGGAAACAACTAATGCTAAAAAGAGGGCAGCATCTTGGGGAGCCCTTATTAGGGTTCATGTCACTAAGTGTATGCACTGACCTTACAGTCAGAAAAATgacccccattccccacccaccaAAAAGATGATCTCTGAAATACCTTGAAATGAGCCCAAAGTCTAGACTTCATATTTGTGTATTTCCCAGCAGAGTAAAAAGGGGACTGGTCCAGGCGTCGTGACAATAATCCCTTTTCTAGGCAGGATGGATTTTTCAGATTCGGATGGGTTAACTGACAAACCAAGTTGAAATCTGTCTCTCCATCTAGCTACAATCAGTCAGGCTGCGAGTCTTATGCCCCCTTCATGCAAGACTTTCATGTGCACTTCAAAATGCATATTGTAGGGAGGTTATTGTAGGTTAATTTCTTTCCATGACTAGGATTTGCCTCTTCATGCTTGTTAACTACACTCTTACAATTCCTGCAGGATGGAGGGGGTGGTGGAAATTACAGGCGGAGTGACCATGATAAACCCCACCAGCAGTcggacaaaaaaggaaaagttatctGCAAATACTTTGTGGAAGGCAGGTGTACCTGGGTAAGGAGATAATTAATGGTGGCCTTGACTTTACTGTTAAACATTTCTATAGTACCTAAAATGCATCCAGGTCTGTACAAGATATAGACTGAGATGTATGTGATCCTTGACTGAGACATACGTGGTCTAGAACATAGAGTCTAGGATACATGTTGAAAGTGATAATATGCTGAGTGCTAGGAGTGTTACACCGAGTGTTAGGAAAATCAAGCGTGCAAATGCCAATCTGAGACAAACGCTTGCTTTACTTTCTGCTTCCTGATTCTCcgattttaaaaacacaagatGACGGTGGTACACAGAACCCAGTTTTCAAGGATTtcagggccagagccccaggagAGAATCAGTTCCATTACAAGTGCCTTATAGGTGTTAGCTGCCCCCTGTTATCGTGTATGCTTTATTGTTTCGTTAACGGTGTGGGTGTTGTACTTTTTCTATACAGGGGGAGCATTGCAATTTCAGCCATGACATCGAGCTACCAAAGAAGCGAGAACTTTGCAAGTTTTACATCACTGGTTACTGTGCGAGGGCAGAGAATTGCCCTTACATGCATGATATCCTTTCCTCTTGTTCACTGTGTTCCCAGTCACCACGAAGATCAGTGGCTAAGTCAGTCGTTTGCAGCCCTGTGCAACAGGAAAAAATGGGCCAGAAGAGTAGGTCCCTGCACCAAGCAGCTTATGATCTATAGGCAAGTGCTTGTATGATATAGGTTCCCAGAATGTGGGGTGCATCCACTTGTGGGAGGGGGCCGTGAAAAGCTAGCTGACGGTGTAGACAGACCTCTCATtcgttttaaaaaaagtcaatctCTAGCTGTTAGAATTGTAGACAAATCCTTCAAGTTGTGATCTGAGTCAGCTGCCTAAGTTTGCAGAGATCCTGAAACAATAATGGGGGGAGAGACTACCCTGAGTGTAACCTATGCCTGCATGAGCCTGAATGCTGAGGTGTGAAgagccccattcatttcagtgagtgCTGACTCAGATGCCAGTGATGGCATGTTCATTATTTCACTGCTCACCGGAGTGTGtcagaaaggaagggaagggtcCCATGATGAAGATCTGCACTAATGTttccctgggggggagggaggctagGACTAGCCATGGGAGTGTGGAAGATGTATACCTTAAGATGTGTAGGCTTTTAACAGTGTATGACAGCTGCAGCGACACGAGTGAAGGCGGGCTCAGCTTGTGAACAATACAGTATGGAGTAAGCACAAGGGAATGGGGTCTTCAGGCCGcagagctgcacagagcaggTGGGTTTGCAGGAGCTTTGGAAAAGGAAAATGTGGGGTATGGGACAGTTGTGCTTTATTTTCAGTGTTGGGACTGCAGAAATATCACATGCTTAATAAAAATGTACCATTGGTGCAGCATTgttaaaaataacctctctgcccattgacagatttttttattaattactcaaaaaagttttattttccttAACACTTTGTACGAGACTTTCCTTGTAAACTGTTCCACACCACTGGGAACTGTATCAATGGGGATGACTGCATGTTTTCCCATGAGCCGCTCACAGACGAAACACGGGAGCTGCTGGACAAGGTAAAAGGGAATGTTAATGCGGGTTCCTTTCCGAGTGGCTCTCTTGCCTTGGCTGATTCTGCTGCCCAAGTGAGACTTTCACAGCAGGGAAAGAGGAGTTTGTAAGATGGGGTAACGATGGTGTCATTTGAAGTTCCGAGATTGAATTCTGAAAAGGGAAGTGCAGGGAGCCTGGTCTGACTCTGCAGAGCAGATGCCCCATCATTTGGGACATTTTCAGCTTGCTAGGACACTAGTTTAATGTACAGTAAGAGACAAGCCTGTGCTGGCAGACTCTCATATGGAACCTCAGCACTGGGAAAACACGGGCCCAGGCTGTGATCTAACCAGCCGTGccaagacctggcaaactcaTACCAACATGGGCTGTTTAGGGCGTTGCTTTTAACTGcctctcatttctctctctccctcagatGCTGGCTGATGATGCAGAAGCAGGTGCAGAAGATGAGAAGGAAGTTGAAGAGCTAAAGAAACAGGGCATCAATCCATTACCGAAACCTCCACCTGGAGTGGGTCTGCTGCCCACACCCCCTCGTCCTCCTGGACCGCCAGCTCCAACTTCTCCCAACGGCAGGCCAATTCCTGGAGGACCACCGCCTCCTCCGCCACCTCCTCTTCCACCACCAGGGCCACcacagctgccaccaccaccgAATGAGcctctctcaccacagcagcttcagcagcagcaggacatgtATAAGAAGATCCCATCTCTGTTTGAGATTGTGGTACGGCCCACGGGGCAGCTGGCGGAGAAACTAGGCGTGCGGTAAGCATGACCTTCCCAACTACTTACGGATGTACTAAAGGAATAATGCTCAGTGGGAGAGTCAGGAATAGGAAGGGAGGGTTATGTGTGCCATTGGTAGGTCATTATTCATACCCTTAAAGTAATtttacagggtgaaattcatccacaGCCCCTCTCAGTCACAAGCAAAACATTCCCACTTGCAGCCTGGTTGTTATTTAATGTAGTTAATATATGGAATTTCTTTGTGTTATTTGCGTAGTAGTAAAATTCTCCCTACATGCGTCTCAGACACTCTGTGGATCCTTTAGACATGGTAGAGAGTGTATAGGAACCTGTGTGTGGTTTCACTGCACATGGCGTGCTACTGACCCCTTAGTGCAGTCACTGAGACAGTTTAATCTGAACATTATGtatttcctgctctctctcttgGAGTAGGCTCGGAAAGGGGCCGGCCAAGGTTCTGCTCCAGCCTGTCGTCTTTGCCCAGAGAGACCTCTGTGCCATGGCATGGTGGTTTAGGCAGGAGGGGGTTGCACTGTGTGAATTCAACATCCTGCTGCCATTTCATAGCAGTGTAGAGAAGGGCTGGGGACACAGTCCTGCTGCTACTGAAACTCGACATTAAGGAGCTAGCTGTTGAAGTTGAGAGATGTGGAATAGGTGCCTTTTGTGTGGAAATGAGGCTTTTCTGGCAGCTCCTGCCAGTGGGTGCATTAAAACAACATGATCTATTCCTGCAGGAAGCAGAGCGTGCAGCAACGGGCATTCCCTGCAGCACCATGCCTGTCCTTCCCGTCTGATGGGGACATTCCTGCAAGCCCTGCGTTTCGTAGGGAAATGAGACTGATCTCaagtttgcattttaaaagttaaatttcCCTCTGTTCTCTTCCAGGCACccagttccaccacctccccgCTTCCCTGGGCCTGGTGGACCACCTGGGCCTATGCCAGGACCCATGCACCCAGATATGCATCCTGACATGCACCCGGATATGCATCCTGACATGCATTTGGACATGCACCCCGACATGCACCCAGACATGCATCCGGACATGCACCCAGACATGCATCCCGACATGCACCCAGACATGCACCCGGACATGCCTATGGGCCCTGGGATGAATCCTGGGCCTCCAATGGGTCCCAGGCCCCCAGTGATGCCATATGGCCCAGACGATTCTCCACACTCCGGAATGATGCCTCCTGGCCCACCTGCACAGAGCTTCTACGATAATTTTTACCAACAGCAAGAGGGCCTGGAGATGGACCCTGGCTTGATGGGTGACCCAGGTATGTTCCTCTTACTAGCTGTCCCTGGGTTGTCTCTGTTTACCAAGAATGACAGGAGTTGGTCTGGTACAGGGAGGGCTGAACATGCGATGTTAGCTGCCTGTGAGCACTTAACGTGCTGCTCTGGGTGGCCGGGCAGAACTTGCACCAGCCAAGACTCAAACATTGGCTGGTTTCATGGGCATAAGTCTCTCTTTACTGCTTTCTTGAGTGTTGGCTGCTATATTCAGCTGTATGAGAAATAACTTCAGTGTCCTGTGATTGTGAATGTTTGCCCTGTTCCTCCCATGGCAGAGGACTATGGGAATTACGAGGATATGGACGAGCCTCTGGGAGAGCATCTTTTCCCTGACCAGTCCTTGGAACCCGACTCCTTGTGTGAAGGAGGGGCTCCAGGGTTACACAAACCATCAGCCAACATCCCTGACTTCCTGCCATCAGCCCAGAGAGCCCTGTACCTGAGGATCCAGCAAaaacagcaggaagaggaggagagggctcGGAGACTGGCCGAGAGCAGTAAGCAGGAGCGAGAGAATGAGGAAGGCAAGTGGCAGAGCAGCACTGGACTTGTTCAAAGATGTGTCCGTGAAGGGTGCCCCTGCACAAGCTACCCTATCCCCAGGGGCTCCACACCAGCCTAACCTGCTGCCCTGGCTTAGGCCCTTGGCCTGTTTCCTCCCAGGGTCCAGTGGCTCCATTTCTGGTTGACTGGAGTTGGTTGCTGCCTTCCCCCTCCATGTGAGCTATGGGCACTGACACATCTGAATTTCCATGCTGTGCTTGCAACATTCCTATGCTTGCAGGTCTCAGTGACAGAGACAGGATCTGTCTTTGCCGAGCCCCTCCCTGTGAGGGCTAAGGTGTCTTGGGGGACAGACATTCTCCCTGTTTTCCAAATGGCAGTCCTGTGGGAATGTCATTCTGCATCCCATCccttctgtccccagctcctTTTGGAACATACTCAACAGCTCAGGCTGGCGAGGGAGATTGtgcttttattttacaaatgacaaatcttaaaacaaaaagagGAGCTATAGAGATTGTGATCTCAACAGACGGCGCCTGGTGCCAGTGTGGGCCCCGCGTGGGAGCTAGGGAAATATTATCTGCAGATGGGCATCTAGGTTTTGTAGTGAAGGGCACTGGAGGTTTCTGAAGAACATGCACTCGGGTCTTTTCCCAGTAAATCTCCCAAGCACTGAGTCAGAAACTCCCTTCGTAGGGAGGGCCTGGGGTGAGCGCCGAAAGTCATGAAGGAAGAAATAGGTGAGAGGAAGAATGGGAAGAGTACGCTACAGAAATAGGAGCAGCTGGCTGAAAGATCCAGCAAAGCCAATGTCGTTTGGTGAGGTCGGGTGCCTGCTAAGTGTTTGTGGATCCCCCTTTCTAGCATTGCAGCACTGTGAGCTGCCACGGACCTGAGGGAGCTGTGTGTTAGTGTGAGACCAGTTGCTGCAGACCCTCACAGAACCAGTTACCCTGCAGTTAGCTGTAGTTGCGCATACTGTGTTATTTGCTTACTCTCTTCTCCTTGTTCCCAGGTGATCCTGGCAACTGGTATTCCAGTGATGAGGATGACGGTGGAAGTAGCGTCACTTCCATACTGAAAACGCTAAGGCAGCAAAGTTCAAGCAGGCCTCATGCCCAGGCATCCCATGGAGAAATCATTGGCAGTATCGGCCCATCCTCAGGTGTGAGTGACCCTCGCCTGCAGAAGGCCCAGCCAGCAGGGAGCAGTCGGCCTGCGGATCCACGTGTGCTGCGGGATCCCAGGCTGTCTCGAAATGCTGATACTTGTGGTCCATCTAGCACTGGGGAGGCAGGGCCCACTGACCCGAGACTAGCACGACACATTCCCATGCCTGCCCTGAAACTGGATGCTCCTCATTCCAGCACTGCTGCCAGTCAGAAGGCTGCCTCGGttcctgaggaggaggaaggggaaagagcaCTAAGGGACAAACCGGTCAATATCCCCTTAGACGCACTGCCAGCCCACGCTCTGCGGGACCCCAGGTCTCAACTGCAGCAGTTCAGCCACATAAAGAAAGACGTGATCCTGAACAAGCCAAACTTTGCCCGAATGGTCCTGTGGAGCCCTGAGGATCTGATTCCACTGCCTGTCCCAAAGCAAGAATTTGTtcctgtcccagctgctctccAGTCATTACCTGCCCTTGACCCACGACTCAACAGGCCCCAACGAGGTGCAGCAGCCCAAGCAGAGCCTGCCACCGGTTCTGGCACCAACATCCCTGACTTCGAGCTGTTGTCAAGAATATTAAAGACTGTGAGTGCATCTGGCAGtgcagggcctgggcagagcgATAAACCGAGTGACCCTCGGATGCGCAAAGCATCAGCCGATCCCAGGTTACAGAAAccagcagagccagcagctgccagagctgctaAACCTGCGGAGCCAGCtcagccaacagctgc includes:
- the ZC3H4 gene encoding LOW QUALITY PROTEIN: zinc finger CCCH domain-containing protein 4 (The sequence of the model RefSeq protein was modified relative to this genomic sequence to represent the inferred CDS: inserted 1 base in 1 codon) encodes the protein MAVESPSVPPPPPLPPSPHCAPIPSCXHTHSGSCASPAHRTTHHHGPDEREDGELEEGELEDDGGEEPQNASESHERGRKEKGEKHRSDSDEEKAHRRMKRKRRKEREREKEKRRAKKKRKSKHKRHASSSEDFSDYSEDSDFSPGEKGHRKYREYSPPYPLSHQQYQSSHSAPLPKKSYSKMESKNYSMYEDYENEAYGEFEGDEDEDMGKEEYDDFTKELNQYRRAKEGTHRGRGSRGRGRGYRGRGGRGGMRGRGMGRGGRGRGRGEHPEEEEEMYEEEMEYGDNEEPMGDEEYDDYSKELSQYRRSKEGRGRGLNRGRGRGPRGRGSKGMGRGRGRGGSRSGMGKGGGMNEDDDYYDEDMGDGGGGGNYRRSDHDKPHQQSDKKGKVICKYFVEGRCTWGEHCNFSHDIELPKKRELCKFYITGYCARAENCPYMHGDFPCKLFHTTGNCINGDDCMFSHEPLTDETRELLDKMLADDAEAGAEDEKEVEELKKQGINPLPKPPPGVGLLPTPPRPPGPPAPTSPNGRPIPGGPPPPPPPPLPPPGPPQLPPPPNEPLSPQQLQQQQDMYKKIPSLFEIVVRPTGQLAEKLGVRHPVPPPPRFPGPGGPPGPMPGPMHPDMHPDMHPDMHPDMHLDMHPDMHPDMHPDMHPDMHPDMHPDMHPDMPMGPGMNPGPPMGPRPPVMPYGPDDSPHSGMMPPGPPAQSFYDNFYQQQEGLEMDPGLMGDPEDYGNYEDMDEPLGEHLFPDQSLEPDSLCEGGAPGLHKPSANIPDFLPSAQRALYLRIQQKQQEEEERARRLAESSKQERENEEGDPGNWYSSDEDDGGSSVTSILKTLRQQSSSRPHAQASHGEIIGSIGPSSGVSDPRLQKAQPAGSSRPADPRVLRDPRLSRNADTCGPSSTGEAGPTDPRLARHIPMPALKLDAPHSSTAASQKAASVPEEEEGERALRDKPVNIPLDALPAHALRDPRSQLQQFSHIKKDVILNKPNFARMVLWSPEDLIPLPVPKQEFVPVPAALQSLPALDPRLNRPQRGAAAQAEPATGSGTNIPDFELLSRILKTVSASGSAGPGQSDKPSDPRMRKASADPRLQKPAEPAAARAAKPAEPAQPTAATMPGSETAPTIAPYDPRLLTAGGLSKGSSQSSVLSGISLYDPRTPSSGGKAAESPSEGTASLKGPEASKTTNKAKEPLFVRRSALDQPEAEKASAELATDRYNSYNRPRPKASSTAPAASSTPAQETAPQPGVHNLPVPSVYGMVKQTTKPGSGSPFAGNSPAQDSEQQDAGSLKDVFKGFDPTASPFCQ